A region from the Citrobacter telavivensis genome encodes:
- a CDS encoding IS630-like element ISEc33 family transposase: protein MPIIAPIPRGERRLMQKAIHKTRDKNHARRLTAMLMLHRGERVSDVARTLCCARSSVGRWINWFTHSGIEGLKSLPAGRSRRWPFEHICTLLRELIKHSPGDFGYQRSRWSTELLAIKINEITGCQLHAGTVRRWLPSAGLVWRRAAPTLRIRDPHKDEKMAVIHKALDECSAEHPVFYEDEVDIHLNPKIGADWQLRGQQKRVVTPGQNEKYYLAGALHSGTGKVSYVGGNSKSSALFIALLKHLKATYRRAKTITLIVDNYIIHKSRETQRWLKANPKFRVIYQPVYSPWVNHVERLWQALHDTITRNHQCRSMWQLLKKVRHFMETASPFPGGKHGQAKV from the coding sequence ATGCCGATCATAGCACCAATACCCCGTGGCGAACGACGCCTGATGCAGAAAGCTATTCATAAAACGCGCGATAAAAATCATGCCCGCAGACTCACGGCCATGCTGATGCTTCATCGGGGTGAACGGGTCAGCGATGTTGCCAGAACTCTCTGTTGTGCCCGTTCATCCGTTGGTCGCTGGATTAACTGGTTTACGCACTCAGGTATTGAAGGCCTGAAATCCTTACCCGCAGGGCGCTCCCGACGCTGGCCTTTTGAACATATCTGCACCCTGTTACGTGAGCTGATAAAGCATTCTCCCGGCGATTTTGGTTATCAACGTTCACGCTGGAGCACCGAATTACTGGCAATAAAAATCAATGAGATAACCGGTTGCCAGTTACATGCAGGAACCGTTCGCCGCTGGTTGCCATCTGCGGGGCTTGTATGGCGCAGGGCCGCGCCAACTCTGCGTATCCGTGACCCACATAAAGATGAAAAGATGGCGGTAATCCACAAAGCGCTGGATGAATGCAGCGCAGAGCATCCGGTATTTTATGAAGATGAAGTGGATATCCACCTTAATCCTAAAATCGGTGCGGACTGGCAGTTGCGCGGACAGCAGAAACGGGTAGTGACGCCGGGGCAGAACGAAAAATACTATCTGGCCGGCGCACTGCACAGTGGCACGGGTAAAGTCAGCTACGTGGGCGGCAACAGCAAAAGTTCAGCGCTGTTTATCGCTCTGCTGAAGCACCTGAAAGCCACTTACCGGCGGGCGAAAACAATCACGCTGATCGTTGATAACTACATTATCCATAAAAGCCGCGAAACACAGCGCTGGTTGAAAGCAAATCCCAAGTTCAGGGTAATTTACCAGCCGGTTTACTCGCCGTGGGTGAATCATGTGGAACGGCTATGGCAGGCACTTCATGACACGATAACCCGTAATCATCAGTGCCGCTCAATGTGGCAGTTACTGAAAAAGGTCCGCCATTTTATGGAAACCGCCAGCCCATTCCCCGGAGGAAAACATGGTCAGGCAAAAGTGTAG
- a CDS encoding DeoR family transcriptional regulator translates to MAAKDRIQAIKQMVANDKKVVVSNLSTIFQVTEETIRRDLEKLEDEGFLTRTYGGAVLNTTTLSDNIHFYKRAKSFYEEKQIIARNALPFIKNKTTMAADSSSTAMELLKLLKERNDLTLLTNSAEAFHELAQSDINVVSTGGELNKNTLSLQGRITKEIISRYHVDIMVMSCKGLDRESGALDSNEAEAEIKKTMIRQATEVALLVDHSKFDRKAFVQLVDLSHINYIITNKAPGAEWITFCKKNNIQLIF, encoded by the coding sequence GTGGCGGCAAAAGACAGAATTCAGGCAATTAAGCAAATGGTTGCCAATGACAAGAAAGTGGTGGTTTCTAATTTAAGTACAATATTCCAGGTGACCGAAGAGACCATTCGCCGCGATCTGGAAAAACTCGAGGATGAAGGCTTTTTAACACGCACTTATGGCGGCGCGGTATTAAATACAACGACGTTATCTGACAACATCCATTTTTATAAGCGGGCAAAATCGTTCTATGAGGAGAAGCAGATTATTGCGCGTAACGCACTACCATTTATTAAAAATAAGACCACGATGGCAGCAGACTCCAGCAGTACTGCCATGGAATTGTTGAAGCTATTAAAGGAACGAAACGATCTCACGTTATTAACCAATTCAGCAGAGGCGTTTCATGAGTTGGCACAATCGGATATTAATGTGGTTTCGACCGGTGGTGAGTTAAATAAGAACACGCTTTCATTACAGGGACGGATCACCAAAGAAATTATCAGTCGTTACCATGTGGACATTATGGTGATGAGCTGTAAAGGTCTGGACAGGGAAAGTGGGGCGCTTGATTCTAACGAGGCAGAAGCCGAGATCAAGAAAACCATGATTCGGCAAGCGACGGAAGTGGCGCTGCTGGTGGATCATTCGAAATTTGATCGCAAAGCCTTTGTCCAGTTAGTAGATTTAAGCCATATCAATTATATCATAACGAATAAAGCACCCGGTGCGGAATGGATTACATTTTGCAAAAAAAATAATATTCAGCTCATTTTTTAG
- a CDS encoding aldo/keto reductase, producing the protein MKMIPLGSTDITLSRMGLGTWAIGGGPAWNGDLDLQICIDTIIEAHRCGINLIDTAPGYNFGNSEVIVGQALKQLPRREIVVETKCGIVWEREGSLFNKVGDRQLYKNLSPDSIREEVESSLQRLGIDCIDIYMTHWQSVPPFFTPIAETVAVLNELKAEGKIRSIGAANVDASHIREYLKHGELDIVQAKYSILDRALEIELLPLCREHGIVVQVYSPLEQGLLTGTITRDYIPGGARANKVWFQRENMLRVIDMLEQWRPLCDKYHCSVPTLALAWILKQSDLISILSGATAPEQVRENVEALTIALTDDDALLMREMAEALNNK; encoded by the coding sequence ATGAAAATGATACCTTTAGGCAGTACTGATATTACGCTCTCGCGAATGGGGCTGGGCACATGGGCCATCGGCGGCGGTCCGGCGTGGAATGGCGATCTCGATCTACAGATATGTATCGATACCATCATTGAAGCGCACCGCTGTGGTATCAACCTGATTGATACTGCGCCAGGATATAATTTTGGCAATAGCGAAGTGATTGTCGGCCAGGCACTAAAGCAGTTACCGCGCAGAGAAATCGTTGTTGAGACCAAGTGCGGTATTGTGTGGGAGCGCGAAGGAAGCTTATTCAACAAGGTCGGCGATCGTCAGTTGTATAAAAATCTCTCCCCGGATTCTATCCGTGAAGAGGTTGAGTCCAGCCTGCAACGTCTGGGGATTGATTGCATCGATATTTATATGACCCACTGGCAGTCGGTACCGCCATTTTTCACTCCGATTGCGGAAACTGTCGCTGTACTTAACGAACTAAAGGCCGAAGGGAAGATTCGTTCAATTGGAGCGGCGAATGTGGATGCCTCTCATATCCGCGAATACCTTAAACACGGTGAGCTGGATATTGTGCAAGCGAAGTACAGCATTCTGGATCGGGCGCTGGAAATCGAGTTGCTGCCGCTATGTCGTGAGCATGGCATCGTGGTACAGGTCTACTCCCCGCTGGAGCAGGGATTACTCACCGGCACGATAACGCGCGACTACATCCCTGGCGGCGCAAGGGCGAATAAAGTCTGGTTCCAGCGTGAGAATATGCTACGTGTTATCGATATGCTGGAACAGTGGCGGCCGCTGTGCGACAAATATCACTGTTCTGTACCCACGCTGGCGCTGGCATGGATATTGAAACAGAGTGATTTAATTTCAATACTCAGTGGAGCAACCGCACCGGAGCAGGTCCGCGAGAATGTTGAAGCGCTAACTATCGCCTTAACAGATGACGACGCATTATTGATGAGGGAAATGGCGGAAGCATTAAATAATAAATAA
- a CDS encoding sugar kinase: MDEIEVLCIGAAIVDIPLQPVSKNIFDVDSYPLERIAMTTGGDAINEATIISRLGHRTALMSRIGDDAAGHFILEHCRKENIDIQSLKLDAEIDTSINVGLVTADGERTFVTNRNGSLWKLNINDIDFDRFSQVKLLSLASIFNSPLLDGKALTEIFTRAKAQQLIICADMIKPRLNETLEDIQEALSFVDYLFPNFDEAKKLTGKETLDEIADRFLQCGVKTVVIKTGKKGCFIKGADMRMEVPAVSGITAIDTIGAGDNFASGFISALLEGKTLRECALFANATAAISVLSVGATTGVQNRKLVEQLLDEYEG; encoded by the coding sequence ATGGACGAGATCGAAGTGCTTTGCATCGGTGCGGCAATTGTCGATATTCCTTTGCAACCGGTCAGTAAAAATATCTTTGATGTAGATTCTTATCCTTTAGAACGAATCGCCATGACCACAGGAGGGGATGCCATCAATGAGGCCACCATTATTTCCCGCCTTGGACATCGTACGGCATTGATGAGTCGCATTGGCGATGATGCGGCAGGCCATTTTATTCTCGAGCACTGTCGCAAAGAGAATATTGATATTCAAAGCCTGAAACTGGACGCTGAAATTGATACCTCGATTAACGTTGGTCTGGTTACTGCGGATGGTGAACGGACATTTGTCACCAACCGCAATGGCAGCCTGTGGAAGTTGAATATCAACGATATCGATTTTGACCGTTTTTCTCAGGTCAAACTGTTATCGCTGGCAAGCATTTTCAATAGCCCTTTGCTGGATGGCAAAGCATTAACGGAAATTTTTACCCGGGCGAAGGCGCAGCAATTGATTATTTGTGCTGACATGATCAAACCCCGGCTTAATGAAACGCTGGAGGATATTCAGGAAGCGTTGAGTTTTGTCGATTATTTGTTCCCTAATTTTGATGAGGCTAAAAAACTCACCGGGAAAGAGACGCTGGATGAAATCGCCGATCGCTTTCTCCAGTGTGGCGTAAAAACGGTGGTGATAAAAACCGGCAAGAAAGGCTGCTTTATCAAAGGTGCTGATATGAGAATGGAGGTACCTGCAGTTTCCGGGATTACCGCCATCGACACGATCGGGGCCGGCGATAATTTTGCCTCGGGATTTATCTCTGCACTACTTGAGGGAAAAACGCTGCGTGAATGCGCACTGTTTGCTAACGCGACGGCAGCGATATCGGTCTTAAGCGTAGGGGCGACAACGGGTGTGCAAAACAGAAAGCTGGTGGAACAACTCCTGGATGAATACGAAGGATAA
- a CDS encoding ketose-bisphosphate aldolase, whose product MLADIKYWENDAQNKHYAIAHFNVWNAEMLMGVIDAAEEAKSPVIISFGTGFVGNTSFEDFSHMMVSMAKKASVPVITHWDHGRSMEIIHNAWTHGMNSLMRDASAFDFEENIRLTKEAVDFFHPLGIPVEAELGHVGNETVYEEALAGYHYTDPNQAAEFVERTGCDSLAVAIGNQHGVYTSEPKLNFEVVERVRQAVSVPLVLHGASGISDADIKKAISLGIAKINIHTELCQAAMVAVKENQDQPFLHLEREVRRAVKARALEKIKLFGSDGKAE is encoded by the coding sequence ATGCTGGCAGATATTAAATATTGGGAAAACGACGCACAAAATAAACATTATGCGATTGCCCACTTTAACGTGTGGAACGCAGAAATGTTGATGGGCGTAATCGATGCGGCGGAAGAGGCTAAATCACCGGTGATTATCTCTTTTGGCACCGGGTTCGTGGGGAATACATCATTTGAAGACTTTTCGCATATGATGGTTTCGATGGCGAAAAAAGCATCGGTACCGGTGATTACCCACTGGGATCACGGGCGCAGCATGGAGATTATCCATAATGCCTGGACTCACGGGATGAATTCGCTAATGCGTGACGCCTCCGCTTTTGACTTTGAAGAAAATATCCGCCTGACCAAAGAGGCCGTTGATTTCTTTCATCCGTTGGGTATTCCGGTTGAAGCCGAGCTGGGACACGTGGGGAATGAAACGGTCTATGAGGAAGCGCTGGCAGGATACCATTATACCGATCCCAACCAGGCGGCAGAGTTTGTTGAACGGACCGGCTGTGATTCACTGGCTGTCGCCATTGGTAATCAGCATGGTGTCTATACCTCCGAACCAAAGCTGAACTTCGAGGTGGTTGAACGTGTACGTCAGGCCGTTTCTGTGCCGTTGGTACTGCACGGGGCTTCGGGTATCAGCGATGCTGATATTAAAAAGGCCATTTCACTCGGTATTGCCAAGATCAATATTCATACTGAGCTGTGCCAGGCGGCGATGGTGGCGGTGAAAGAGAATCAGGATCAACCGTTCCTGCACCTGGAGCGCGAAGTGCGCAGAGCCGTCAAAGCGCGAGCGCTGGAAAAAATCAAATTGTTTGGTTCAGACGGCAAAGCGGAATGA
- a CDS encoding alcohol dehydrogenase catalytic domain-containing protein → MQNSKAILKTPGTMNIIAADMPVPKEHEVLIKVEYVGICGSDVHGFESGPFIPPKDPNQEIGLGHECAGTVVAVGNRVSKFKPGDRVNIEPGVPCGHCRYCLEGKYNICPDVDFMATQPNYRGALTHYLCHPESFTYKLPDNMDTMEGALVEPAAVGMHAAMLADVKPGKKIVILGAGCIGLMTLQACKCLGATDIAVVDVLEKRLAMAEQLGATLVVNGAKEDTVARCQQFSGEMGADIVFETAGSAVTVKQAPYLVMRGGKIMIVGTVPGDSAINFLKINREVSIQTVFRYANRYPVTIEAISSGRFDVKSMVTHIYDYEEVQRAFDESVNNKRDIIKGVIKVMP, encoded by the coding sequence ATGCAAAACTCTAAAGCGATATTAAAAACACCGGGGACGATGAACATTATTGCCGCCGATATGCCGGTGCCAAAAGAGCATGAAGTCCTGATCAAAGTCGAGTATGTCGGGATTTGCGGTTCGGATGTTCACGGTTTTGAATCGGGGCCGTTTATTCCGCCAAAAGACCCGAATCAGGAAATCGGTTTGGGCCATGAGTGTGCCGGGACGGTGGTGGCCGTGGGTAACCGTGTCAGCAAGTTTAAACCGGGCGATCGGGTGAATATTGAGCCGGGCGTGCCCTGCGGTCACTGTCGCTACTGCCTGGAAGGCAAATACAACATCTGCCCGGATGTCGACTTTATGGCGACCCAGCCCAACTATCGCGGTGCCTTAACGCACTACCTGTGCCATCCGGAAAGCTTCACCTATAAGCTCCCGGACAACATGGACACCATGGAGGGGGCACTGGTGGAGCCTGCTGCCGTTGGGATGCATGCGGCAATGCTGGCGGACGTGAAGCCCGGGAAGAAAATTGTCATTCTCGGTGCGGGCTGCATTGGTCTGATGACATTGCAGGCCTGTAAATGCCTTGGCGCTACTGACATCGCCGTGGTCGATGTCCTGGAAAAACGGTTGGCAATGGCTGAACAGCTTGGCGCAACACTCGTCGTCAATGGCGCCAAAGAAGACACCGTTGCCCGCTGTCAGCAATTTTCCGGGGAGATGGGGGCTGACATCGTTTTTGAAACTGCAGGTTCCGCCGTCACGGTTAAGCAGGCGCCGTATCTGGTGATGCGCGGCGGGAAAATCATGATTGTTGGCACGGTGCCGGGAGACTCTGCGATTAATTTCCTCAAAATTAACCGTGAAGTCTCAATTCAGACCGTTTTCCGCTACGCCAACCGCTATCCGGTCACTATTGAAGCGATTTCCTCAGGTCGTTTCGATGTGAAATCGATGGTGACGCATATTTATGACTATGAAGAGGTTCAGCGAGCATTTGATGAGTCGGTAAATAACAAACGCGACATTATTAAGGGTGTAATTAAGGTTATGCCCTAG
- a CDS encoding MFS transporter: protein MEQITKPHCGARLDRLPDCRWHTSMFAMVAFGLLVCWSNAVGGLILAQLKELGWTDNSTTATFSAITTAGMFLGALVGGIIGDKTGRRNAFILYEAIHIAAMVVGAFSPNMDFLIACRFVMGIGLGALLVTLFAGFTEYMPGRNRGTWSSRVSFIGNWSYPLCSLIAMGLTPLISAEWNWRVQLLIPAVLSLIATALAWRWFPESPRWLESRGRYQDAEKVMQAIEEGVMRQTGKPLPPVIIEDNGKPPRSVPYSALLTGVLLKRVILGSCVLIAMNVVQYTLINWLPTIFMTQGINLKDSIVLNTMSMFGAPFGIFIAMLVMDKIPRKTMGVGLLILIAVLGYIYSLQTSMLLITLIGFFLITFVYMYVCYASAVYVPEIWPTEAKLRGSGLANAVGRISGIAAPYAVAVLLNGYGVTGVFILLGAVSIIVAVAIATIGIETKGVSVESLGIDAVTNK, encoded by the coding sequence ATGGAACAGATAACAAAGCCACATTGCGGCGCCCGACTGGATCGCCTGCCGGATTGTCGCTGGCATACATCAATGTTTGCGATGGTTGCCTTTGGGTTACTTGTCTGCTGGAGTAATGCCGTTGGTGGGTTGATCCTCGCGCAGCTAAAAGAGTTAGGCTGGACTGATAATTCCACAACCGCCACTTTTTCCGCGATTACCACGGCGGGGATGTTCCTCGGCGCCCTGGTTGGTGGGATCATCGGTGATAAAACCGGACGCAGAAATGCGTTTATCCTCTACGAAGCGATTCATATTGCCGCCATGGTGGTTGGCGCATTTTCGCCAAATATGGATTTCCTGATCGCCTGCCGTTTTGTTATGGGCATCGGGTTAGGGGCGTTGCTGGTTACTCTCTTTGCCGGATTTACGGAGTATATGCCGGGAAGAAACCGGGGCACCTGGTCAAGTCGGGTTTCGTTTATCGGTAACTGGTCGTATCCGCTGTGTTCGCTCATCGCGATGGGACTCACACCGCTGATTAGCGCAGAGTGGAACTGGCGCGTGCAGCTGTTAATCCCGGCCGTATTATCACTTATTGCCACTGCACTTGCCTGGCGTTGGTTCCCTGAATCACCCCGCTGGCTGGAGTCACGCGGACGCTATCAGGACGCCGAAAAAGTCATGCAGGCGATTGAAGAGGGGGTGATGCGTCAAACGGGTAAGCCGCTGCCACCGGTCATTATCGAAGACAACGGTAAGCCGCCACGTTCAGTACCGTATTCCGCATTGCTGACCGGTGTATTACTGAAGCGCGTTATTTTGGGTTCCTGTGTGCTGATTGCCATGAACGTCGTGCAATACACGTTAATTAACTGGTTGCCGACAATATTTATGACCCAGGGAATCAATCTGAAAGACTCCATTGTATTAAATACGATGAGTATGTTCGGCGCGCCGTTTGGTATTTTCATCGCCATGCTGGTGATGGATAAAATCCCCCGTAAAACGATGGGTGTAGGTTTATTAATATTGATTGCCGTGCTCGGGTATATCTATTCACTGCAAACCAGCATGTTGCTGATTACCTTAATTGGCTTTTTCCTGATTACCTTTGTCTATATGTATGTCTGCTACGCTTCGGCCGTTTATGTACCGGAAATCTGGCCTACGGAAGCGAAGCTTAGAGGATCAGGCCTGGCGAATGCCGTTGGTCGAATCAGCGGGATTGCCGCACCTTACGCCGTCGCGGTGTTGCTTAACGGTTATGGTGTGACGGGCGTCTTCATCCTGCTGGGCGCCGTCTCAATTATTGTCGCTGTTGCTATTGCCACTATCGGAATAGAAACAAAAGGTGTCTCGGTCGAGAGTCTGGGTATTGATGCGGTAACGAATAAATAA
- a CDS encoding zinc-binding dehydrogenase — protein MKALARFGKAFGGYKMIDVPQPVCGPDDVVIEIKAAAICGADMKHYNVDSGSDWFNSIRGHEFAGRITQVGEKVKDWKVGQRVVSDNSGHVCGVCPACEQGDFLCCTEKVNLGLDNNTWGGGFSKYCLVPGEILKIHRHALWEIPENVDYEEAAVLDPICNAYKSIAQQSKFLPGQDVVVIGTGPLGLFSVQMARIMGAVNIVMVGLEEDVPVRFPVAKELGATAVVNGSTEDVVARCQEICGKDNLGLVIECSGANIALKQSIEMLRPNGEVVRVGMGFKPLDFSINDITAWNKSIIGHMAYDSTSWRNAIRLLASGAIQVKPMITHRIGLSQWRDGFDAMVDKTAIKVIMTYDFDE, from the coding sequence ATGAAAGCACTGGCAAGATTTGGTAAGGCCTTTGGTGGCTACAAGATGATTGACGTACCGCAACCTGTATGCGGACCTGACGATGTGGTGATTGAAATCAAAGCGGCAGCAATCTGTGGCGCAGACATGAAACATTACAACGTTGATAGCGGTTCCGATTGGTTTAACTCCATTCGTGGCCATGAGTTTGCAGGACGTATTACGCAGGTTGGGGAAAAGGTTAAAGACTGGAAGGTGGGTCAGCGCGTGGTTTCAGACAACAGTGGGCATGTCTGCGGCGTCTGCCCGGCCTGTGAGCAGGGGGATTTTCTGTGTTGCACAGAAAAAGTGAATCTGGGATTGGATAATAACACCTGGGGTGGTGGATTTTCGAAATACTGCCTGGTGCCGGGTGAAATCCTGAAAATTCATCGCCATGCCCTGTGGGAGATCCCGGAAAACGTTGATTACGAAGAGGCCGCAGTGCTGGATCCCATCTGCAACGCCTATAAATCTATTGCTCAGCAATCCAAATTTTTACCGGGTCAGGACGTGGTGGTGATCGGCACGGGTCCGCTAGGGCTGTTCTCTGTGCAGATGGCTCGCATCATGGGCGCGGTCAATATTGTGATGGTCGGCCTGGAAGAGGATGTCCCTGTTCGTTTCCCGGTGGCGAAAGAATTGGGTGCGACGGCGGTCGTTAACGGCTCCACGGAAGATGTGGTCGCACGCTGTCAGGAAATCTGCGGCAAAGACAATCTTGGCCTGGTGATCGAGTGTTCTGGCGCCAACATTGCCCTGAAGCAGTCCATCGAAATGCTGCGTCCTAACGGTGAAGTGGTGCGCGTTGGTATGGGGTTCAAACCGCTCGATTTCTCCATTAACGACATCACTGCGTGGAACAAAAGCATTATCGGACATATGGCCTACGATTCCACCTCCTGGCGTAATGCCATTCGCTTACTCGCCAGTGGCGCAATCCAGGTCAAACCGATGATTACGCATCGTATTGGCCTGTCACAGTGGCGTGACGGTTTCGACGCGATGGTCGATAAAACGGCGATCAAAGTGATTATGACCTACGACTTTGATGAATAA
- a CDS encoding chitinase translates to MKRLPLLAALPLLCASVASASSMMSVGYFNGGGDVTAGPGGDINKLDVRQITHLNYSFGLIYNAEKDETNAALKDPTKLHQIWLSPKVESDLALLPVLRKQNPRLKVLLSVGGWGARGFSGAAATPETRAVFIQSAMEIVQKYGLDGIDLDWEYPVNGAWGLVASQPADRENFTLLLKELRQAVGNQKLVTIAVGANAESPKSWVDVKAIALLLDYINLMTYDMAYGTQYFNANLYDSKDWPTVATADKYSVDFVVNNYLAAGLKPQQMNLGIGFYGRVPKRTVEPGIDWTKPDAQKNPVTLPYFGEPEITLFKSLGVDLTKDTYVKYNDIVKTFLNDPQKRFTEHWDAQAMVPWLSVQSADGKPLFALSYENPRSVAIKAEYIKKRGLAGAMFWEYGADDNNQLAKQLAESLGIQH, encoded by the coding sequence ATGAAACGTTTGCCCTTGTTGGCAGCATTACCCCTGCTATGCGCGTCTGTCGCGTCCGCCAGTTCTATGATGTCCGTCGGCTACTTCAACGGCGGCGGAGATGTCACCGCCGGACCGGGCGGCGATATCAACAAACTGGATGTCCGCCAGATTACCCACCTCAACTACTCGTTCGGCTTGATTTACAACGCTGAAAAAGACGAAACCAACGCCGCGCTAAAAGATCCGACGAAGCTTCATCAGATCTGGCTGTCGCCGAAAGTGGAGTCTGACCTCGCCCTGCTCCCGGTACTGCGTAAACAGAACCCGCGTCTGAAAGTCCTGCTTTCTGTCGGCGGCTGGGGGGCGCGCGGATTCTCGGGTGCCGCCGCGACGCCGGAAACACGTGCCGTGTTTATTCAGTCCGCCATGGAGATAGTGCAGAAATACGGACTCGACGGTATCGATCTGGACTGGGAATACCCGGTCAACGGTGCCTGGGGACTGGTTGCCAGTCAGCCCGCCGATCGTGAGAATTTCACGCTGCTGCTGAAAGAACTGCGTCAGGCGGTCGGCAACCAGAAACTGGTGACGATTGCCGTCGGGGCGAATGCGGAAAGTCCGAAAAGTTGGGTGGATGTGAAGGCGATTGCGCTGCTACTCGACTACATCAACCTGATGACTTACGACATGGCCTACGGAACGCAATATTTCAACGCCAACCTGTATGATTCGAAAGACTGGCCAACCGTGGCAACTGCCGATAAGTACAGCGTCGACTTTGTGGTCAACAACTACCTTGCCGCTGGCCTAAAACCCCAACAGATGAATCTGGGGATCGGTTTTTATGGTCGCGTCCCCAAACGTACGGTGGAGCCGGGAATTGACTGGACGAAGCCGGACGCACAAAAAAATCCGGTCACTCTGCCCTACTTTGGCGAACCGGAAATCACACTGTTTAAATCGCTGGGGGTCGATCTGACCAAAGACACCTACGTGAAGTACAACGACATTGTCAAAACGTTTCTCAACGATCCGCAGAAGCGTTTTACCGAACACTGGGACGCTCAGGCGATGGTGCCGTGGCTGTCCGTTCAGTCGGCTGACGGTAAGCCCCTGTTTGCCCTCTCTTACGAAAACCCCCGCTCGGTGGCAATCAAAGCGGAGTACATCAAGAAGCGCGGACTGGCCGGCGCAATGTTCTGGGAGTACGGTGCGGACGACAATAACCAGCTTGCGAAACAGCTGGCGGAATCCTTAGGCATTCAACACTAA
- a CDS encoding HNH nuclease family protein, producing MAFIPKNYARLEVGYREKALKLFPWVCGRCSREFVYSNLRELTVHHIDHDHSNNPEDGSNWEMLCLYCHDHEHSKYTEADQYGSTVVAGEDAQKSVGEATYNPFADLKAMLNKK from the coding sequence ATGGCTTTTATCCCTAAAAATTACGCCCGTCTGGAAGTTGGCTACCGGGAAAAGGCGCTAAAACTCTTCCCGTGGGTCTGCGGCCGCTGTTCCCGCGAATTTGTCTATTCAAATCTTCGCGAACTGACGGTGCATCATATCGATCACGATCATTCCAATAATCCGGAAGACGGCAGCAACTGGGAGATGTTGTGCCTGTACTGCCACGATCATGAGCATTCCAAATACACGGAAGCCGATCAATATGGTTCCACAGTGGTGGCTGGAGAGGATGCGCAAAAGAGCGTTGGCGAAGCCACGTACAACCCTTTTGCCGACCTGAAGGCAATGCTGAATAAAAAATAA
- a CDS encoding DUF1315 family protein — translation MNLDEIVNSMTPEVYQRLSTAVELGKWPDGVALTPEQKDNSLQLVMLWQARHNTDAQHMTIDTNGQMVMKSKQQLKVDFGITPEPIATFKS, via the coding sequence ATGAATCTTGATGAGATAGTTAACAGCATGACGCCGGAAGTGTATCAGCGCTTATCAACCGCCGTTGAACTGGGAAAATGGCCGGATGGCGTGGCGCTGACTCCGGAGCAAAAAGATAACAGTCTGCAACTGGTGATGCTCTGGCAGGCGCGCCACAATACTGACGCTCAGCATATGACGATTGATACCAACGGGCAGATGGTGATGAAGAGCAAGCAGCAACTGAAGGTCGATTTTGGCATTACGCCAGAACCGATTGCGACGTTTAAATCCTGA
- the msrB gene encoding peptide-methionine (R)-S-oxide reductase MsrB: MANKPSTEDLKKNLSEMQFYVTQNHGTEPPFTGQLLHNKRDGVYHCLICDAPLFTSQSKYDSGCGWPSFYEPVSEESIRYIKDFSHGMQRIEIRCGNCDAHLGHVFPDGPQPTGERYCVNSASLSFTDDENGDQTKG, from the coding sequence ATGGCGAACAAACCTTCTACGGAAGATCTAAAAAAAAACCTGTCTGAAATGCAGTTCTACGTGACGCAGAATCACGGCACAGAACCGCCATTTACAGGGCAGTTGCTGCATAACAAGCGAGACGGCGTTTATCACTGTTTGATCTGCGATGCGCCACTGTTTACCTCCCAGTCCAAATACGATTCCGGCTGCGGCTGGCCCAGCTTTTACGAACCGGTGAGTGAAGAGTCGATCCGCTACATCAAGGACTTCTCGCACGGCATGCAACGTATTGAAATTCGCTGTGGAAACTGCGACGCGCATCTGGGACACGTCTTCCCCGATGGTCCGCAACCTACCGGCGAACGCTACTGTGTCAATTCAGCTTCTCTGAGCTTTACCGATGATGAAAACGGTGACCAGACCAAAGGTTGA